AAAGAAATCTCCTTCAAACAAACAGAACGCATTTAGGCTTAACGTAGTCAACCGGCCACAACGTAATATCGTTTTCAAACAGTCAGTCATACCAGATTGGGAAGATTTATAACCCAGTGGTGTCCAAGGATCCATAGCAGATCGATTTGAATAACCAATATGAAGCGCTTCAAGATTAGGAGTGGCTTTCAGAAATAGTTCTAAAATATCTGGGAcaataatatgaaaaataacagCGGTAATTTTGCAGTTGTGTAGCTTAGAATTGTATAGGATAACAAACGCATTATTACCTTTTCTCGGAAAACTACAGTTGTAAACCAATGTCTTCAAATGATTCAACATCCAGTCATCTTTCATACAAAAAGGATAACCATTGTTGTCATTCAAATGCAAATGCTCTAACTTGGGGTGTGCTCTACACAATTCGTCTACTCCCTTAATAATACACGGAAAATACATTTAGCGACAAACTTCAACATCACTAGAGGAAACATAAATTACTTCTGAACTGATGCAATAGCCATGAATGTAGCGAAGGTTAGGCAACACGGTCCATTGTTCTAGCCCAATCCCGCCAATGTGTTCCAACTGGCCAAATCGCCCATCGTCGTCGCTGTCAAAACTTGACAGTTGACCGTCacataaaattgattttatttgacttcCTGAAGGGATGGTATCACGCGATATTCCAACATCTTCCATAATCCAGACACGCTCAACGCAGCTCATGTCATATTGGGAAAATATCCAATTAACCAGCCCCTTGACGCATTCGTCTGGGTATGAAATTAAACCACCCCTTTTCAAAATGaccaaatttttcaataatgcCATCCAGCTTAAATTCgggaaaaatttttctctAGCACGATTGACGAATacatcatcataatcatccttTCCGAATGGCCCATATCTGAAATATTCTTCACTATAGACAATTTCCAGGTGCAAATCCACACATTTTCGGCAAtaactataaataataataactggGTTTAATAAATAGTCCTCAGAAATAAAAGCACAATAGAATTAATTAGATACCTTAACAGCTGCAGCATTAAAAACCAAGAGTCTATATAATAAGCACCATTGAATGCAAGGATTTTTAAGTGAGTAAGTTTTGAGAAACTATTAGATAATGTTTGAAGTGATGAtgattcaaattctttcattttatcaaaaatagGTTCATCATTCTCTGACAAGCTAATACTAATTTTTACAATATGATGACAGCTTTTAAATATCTGCCAAAGATGTGAAAGGTTAAGCTTGGTATCTTGAATGTGCAAAGAAGATAAGTGACTCATTGAAGTTACAGCATCAAATAGAAAGTCACTCGGCAGCCAATAACAGTGGCTTGTATCTAAACTTGTAACTATTTCTGGGATAACCCAACTACTTAGATATGTATGGAATAAATTATGGGTGACAAAGTAACACTGCTGGATTGAAAGTGTTCTGCACAGTAGTTAAAGAAATCAGAATTACAATTTGCTGTAAAGTTTCAGTagtattatttgttattaccTTCTTTCTCCACATAGGCATGAAAATCTGTCAGACACCCCTGAGAGTGAAAAGGTTATACAGTCTTTTTCATTCATGTAGTTGAAAAGGTGAAGAAGTATGTCAACAGGAAGACTGTCAAAATGCGTCTCcatctttgtttttaaacaaatcaaaactcCTCTGATGCACAAGGAAATATTTCACTGTTACTGCCTTAAGTGAACGTTTACTATATTCGATTTTAGAGGACAACTATTTTGAATCACTAAAATATTTCGTGGTGTTTATTTTCTGCCGCTCGTAAGAAATATCCCGATCACAACAATAGCAGAGGAAGCCTTATCTGACCAACTGTGCAGATGTTGGATATTAAATTCAACGATATCAGAAATTACGAAATAATTATAAACAAATACTTTGAATTTAAGGAAAAGATAATacgaattaaaattatatGCTGAATTAAGACAGCCTTTAGAAGAGTTAAAAGACCgcataaagaaataaattcgatGAAAGCTAAAAAGTATTCAATTTTACGAGTTATTATCTCCTCGACCTTGTAGTtgtagatttctttttctctggcaGTTTATTCTTTCCTGGATTCGATTTTCCTATTACGAAATTAACATTATTAATcgcacttttattttatttgtatgactatgtgtaaaaagaaatgattaattACCACGAGAAGCTGGCTTAATGAAAACATCCTGGTCACTTCCGGAATCCGCCTCAGTTTGACGTCGAGTAGCTCGAATTGATCGAGTTGATcccatattattttttaattttgccgCCAACTGAGCTTTCCTGTCTTCCTTTtcgctgtcgtcgtcgtcgtcttcttcttcttcgacactCGATTCATCATCAGAAGAAACTTGTGGAATTGCAATTTTCTTGCGGATATTGCGCCCATGTCGCAAtggtgtttttttattagagcTATGTGGCGTCCCCAAATGAGCCGGATGACCGGGCATTTCCGGTTCATCATCGTCCAttgaaacttcttcttcttcttctgaatctTTTGCTCGCTGCTTTCGTTTCGCTGTAAAATACGCcatgaataataaatacaaaatgagGGGACAAAATCTATAGAATTAGTTACGTTTGTTCTTGGGCGCTTGAGCTTTCGTAACTTGTGAGGCCTGGGCTTTGCGTACAACTTGCTGCTCATCTTGGTCAGCATCGATAGTCTCTTTAATTTTAGCCTCGATTTCATCGATTAACCCACGAATTTCCTAATTGCAATAGAATAAATTATAAGTACAAAAATTCGATTGCATTTCTAATCATCAACGTACCTGCTTTGCAAATGCCTTCTTGGTAGTCGCTAAAATAGCATTAAGTGTTTCAACAACTCCTTCTTCGTGGATCTTGTCGGAAATACAGTTCCAGTGCTCGAGAATACGACGAAGCGAGCGTTCGTTGAAAGTCAACAACGAGAGACAGTACATCAGATCTCTTGATTGACGTTCAGTTCGCGACGCGCCCAACCGTAAGATGATTTTCTCAACCAATGACTCGTTTTGCTTATCTTTCTGAATCAATACAATAATTCCCTTGAGCACGACTCGGAAATTTTCTTCGGCAACAGCAGCCTCAGGATCGCAAAGTCGTGAAATGATGTCGGGCATAACATTGTAGAGGGCGTTTCCTTTGCGGGCAAACTCGCTGAAGAACATGCGGGACATTGATGAAATTCTCGTATCAGGATCGATAACGCATAGCGCAATGTCCGAGATCTGGCCCTTGACCTTAACCATGTCGTTTAGAATCAAATGGGATAGAACGTTGAGAGTAGTTCTCTTGACGATAGGGGAATCGTCACGTAATCGGCTGTAGAGATTCGGTGTCCAAGGCTCGATTAAGTTGGGAAAACGAAAGTTGAGATCTCCCATGGCGATGACCAAATTGGAGCGGATTACTTCTTCCGGGCTCTTTTCTAATACAGTGAACAGAAGGCGCAAGTGTTGTGAACAAAACTGCGGAGAGACGAGCATGAATTCGGCAAGACAGAGACTGGCTGCTGCACGAAGGGATGGATCAGGATATTTCGCTGGGTTCGAATTTACGAGAATCACCAAAGGGGCCATCGATGAAAGCAAACTGTGGCCACCAGTTACAATCTCCGATTCACAAAtctattgaaaagaaaaacaaattaccgTAATTGAAAAAGTTTTCGACTTGATAATGAAATTACCTTGCGGACATATTcagcttcatcatcatcagctaCGGCGCCAACAAGTTCATCGTCTTCTCCTGATTCGCATTGTTCTTGCTGAGGACGAGTGGAAACTCTTCTGCGAGAAGCAGACTGAAGTAGATTGcgcttttgtttgcttgtctcttcttgtttttcctcGCGTACTCTTGCTCTGCGTCGTAGTTCACTGTAGACATGAACGTCCAAATGGATTAGTTGTCTCAGAGCCACTTGGCCGGCAACCACAAAGATGCGTGTCAACACAGTTGTAGGCACTTCTAATTCCGCGTTCTCCATCAAATTACCACTCTGATCTCGGCTAGACTTATACACGATAGCACACATCTCCTTAAGGACATCTCCCATGATCATGTCAGGATGCTCAGCAAGTGTGTAAATAAGCGAAACGGACGTAGTAGCAAACTGTGAGTAATGAACGTCCTCCAAACGAGTAAGGCCTTCAACAAGCAGTTTTTTTGAGCACTCGAAAATTTCGTTGGTCGGTGGAAAGCGCATCGGCTGTTCTTTGCAATCAGTTGCAGCTTTGGTCGGTGCCATTTTTAACAAGGCCGCACAGGTCAAATGCGCAAGACGAAAGTCTTTAGAGCCTCGCTCTCCTAATCCGACCGAAACTAGTACATTGACATTACTAGTCACCACTTGGACTTCAGCAGAAGCCACCATGGTCAGTAGCATTAAAGCAGAGCGTGACTCCTCTTCAGTCGTGTCAGGGAGGGCCATGGAGAATTTCTCCCACATCACCTAAAAGTAAAGAGAATTTAATAAGCcgttcaagtaaaaaaaaaaaaaaaagccttaaTAAATTCTTTCGAAGCATTTAATACCTGAATGCAGATTTTGGGCAAATCTCCTGACTTCACGCACATTGCAATCAGTTCTTCCAATGAAGCCAGTTCTCCTTGAGTAGACAATGATATCAGAGCACTAAGATTGGAAACTACCTGAAGGGCACGCCTCTTGGAACCTGTTGCCTCCATGTTCATGTAAAGACGTTTGTAAGCGTTGACGACAGCTTTTTTTACGTCCTCTTCAGAAGACCAGATGAGACTCAACATGCGTCTTACGCCCTGCATAGCGTCTAGCACGTCAAATTCGAATGCCGTgacgaaaaaatcaattgcttCCAAGATGTCACTCGTTTGTTTAGAACAAAGCAGTTGGCATACCATCGGTATGGCTGCATAAACTGAACTGGCGAAAGCATGCGAATCCTTTAGATACATTACAAGCATACGCTGCTGCCCGATTTCTttgctctcttcttcttggggaGGCTGCTGGATTTCTTGTTCAACGGCTTCTTGAACTAGGCGctccatttcttctctttcaccaTCATTATCTTCATCTCCAACGAATATAATCTttattttgtctaatatttcaACGGGATCTTCTTgctcttcgtcgtcttctgTTATGAACATTCTTGCGACTCTTTTGTAGTTGCACGCATTCAGTTGTTGTATAACTTCTTCGTTCGTTAGCTCTGACATTGACATGTCTATATCCTCTTCATCGAAAACTTCATGGATAGCCACAAGGATTTCCGGCTCCATTGCATTCCACAGTTCTGTTTTCGTTGGTCCGCACTTGCTTGGATCTACTTGAATCCTTTGGGGCTGATTGCCTGAGGCTTCAAgcatttctttcagttttgCTTCCTCCGATTCCTTCTTTGCTCCAAGTTCCTCTAGTGGAAGGCGTTCGCCGTAGGGATTGCCTTGCATTAAAACGATCAATAATTGAACGGCATTCTTACGAACGGTGCCAGTCTTATCATTTAAACGACCGGTGGTCATGGTTAAAACTTTGTGTTGCAAGTTTAATGGGATGGCGTGCTTAAGGCTCAGCTTGTGCCATAGCTGAAGCGTTTTACTTCTAACGAAAGAATGAACGTCATGCAAGTGTTCCAGAAGAGGATCCAATAATTGATCACGCAGTTCACGCTTCCTCTCGTCTAAATCTTCTCCGCTTAGTTCCTAAATACCAATTAATTTGTAAGgcgataaaaaagagaaaatcaaaaggaattcATACCTGCATGACAATCTCTGCAAATATAGAGAGCGTACTATTACGCATCGTGAAAGATTCTTCCTCCAGATGAACGCTCAACAGACTGATGCACGGAATAAAAGCCGATGGAACCCTTTCAGCCAACTCAGACAGAAAAGCAGCGTAGTTGCGTGAGCTGGATGTGTCACGGGCAAGATCGTGGGGATCAACTTTACCGATTTCTCGGACTAATTCGACAACCATTTGGCTACAACCGAAAAGTTCGATCATTGTTACTAGGCCATGGACACAAGCTGGAGCCACATGTTCAAAATGCTGCAGCAACTGGATGATTTTCAGTTGAAAACCAAGTCCATGATTATAGCGTTTCACTAAAGCTCCAATGACCTGAGAAAAACATGTAGAGGAgctatgtaaaaaaaaatttctgttattaaatgaataaaaaaattaccctgAAAACACTTTCGACAGTTCCTTTCAATCTGACATGGCTGATAGAAGGGTTCTCCAAAATCTTATAGCAAGCATTTGAAACAAGATTAACAAATTCCTGCTCAACCACTGGTGGAGACCACAACTTATGGATGGGCAGCTGAATAAGATGATCAAGACTAGTAATGGCAAAATTCCTTTCAGCTTCTAGGTCAAACCCATCATCaactggttttttcttcttgcgcCCAGATTTAGCATCAGAGCCAGGAACAACCAAACTTCTTGTTTCATAGTTTTGAAGGAAGAGACAAAGCAAGTaaacaatcatttttgttattgtcacAAGCTCCTTGCAGGTATCTGGATTGTTGTCGTCACTATTTAGGTGTTTATTTACATCTGAAACCAATTGTGTGATTGATTGAGATACTACTTTCCACGCATCGTTTTGTTGACTTAGGGCCAATTCATCAAATTTAACCAGAGCACTGAACAATGTATCAAAATTAGTGAGGATATAAACTGTGCCTTGTCTGGAAAATGAAACGTATGCatctacaaaaacaaaaaaagttaagcTACTGACATTCTACGTTTTTTACAATATAGTACCTCGTAATTTCCCCGGAAGTTCATGTTTTGAATACGTTTGTTCAACTACATACTGATTTGGAGACGAAGAATGCAATAAGTCTTCTTTATTCTCGGATATTACAAATTCGAGGCCGTCCATTTTTGTGTCCGTTACTAATTCACAACAAACTCGACTAAATTTCAAAACTTCAAACAATTATAAGCTTGTTGCTATGCGACGTTGCCAGTCAACCGAATACTGAATCACACTTGATGGCCGTCGGCGACGGTTTTTTAGTCGCTCACTTACCACTtgccagagctatagactcctggtcggttcacggctgtgttggcttccccatcccggtttcagggtaaacgtaagtcgattttcagagattttagggcggggcctgtcagaattttgaagtggaaactggaaacagagccatctaggctctcaaaagtagctgagcgtagtagctgacacactcactagagcgctcattccagtttccaaatcggcttacgtttaccctgaaaccgggatggGGAAGCCAACGCAGCCGTGAACCGACtaggagtctatagctctgcacTTGCCAGTTCGGAGCAGTCCACAACCATTACAACGGAATCGTTCGAAAAAATGTCGACATTATAAAATTGAGAAGAGTATTATTATATTGGCCTCAGGGGAACACGGAACTTAGTTATGGGGAAGAAGACGCATGCTAgcatataaataatattagGAATGCACCAcgttaaaagagaaagaaatagcTACAAAGTGTTTCATAAAACTGAGAAATTGATAACACTTAGCAAAATTGGAGACTTTAAGGGGCTCAAA
This window of the Daphnia pulex isolate KAP4 chromosome 5, ASM2113471v1 genome carries:
- the LOC124193876 gene encoding uncharacterized protein LOC124193876 isoform X2, which encodes METHFDSLPVDILLHLFNYMNEKDCITFSLSGVSDRFSCLCGERRTLSIQQCYFVTHNLFHTYLSSWVIPEIVTSLDTSHCYWLPSDFLFDAVTSMSHLSSLHIQDTKLNLSHLWQIFKSCHHIVKISISLSENDEPIFDKMKEFESSSLQTLSNSFSKLTHLKILAFNGAYYIDSWFLMLQLLSYCRKCVDLHLEIVYSEEYFRYGPFGKDDYDDVFVNRAREKFFPNLSWMALLKNLVILKRGGLISYPDECVKGLVNWIFSQYDMSCVERVWIMEDVGISRDTIPSGSQIKSILCDGQLSSFDSDDDGRFGQLEHIGGIGLEQWTVLPNLRYIHGYCISSEGVDELCRAHPKLEHLHLNDNNGYPFCMKDDWMLNHLKTLVYNCSFPRKDILELFLKATPNLEALHIGYSNRSAMDPWTPLGYKSSQSGDFFETIFSGCPLLRNLHICGGLSCDESFDNLCRYLPLAEKLRDFRLQYAYEYEGEIMPNRAVLNTLLDCKRLERIVLYEEDGPNIPWKSQELQDVLLKFVSSMPNLVCFCFITASEIEPGTVAELKKKFDELIVPIRPAFWYHVDQSLPRATDPTVPRIHYDQIVSPINYLEMSPEF
- the LOC124193876 gene encoding uncharacterized protein LOC124193876 isoform X1, whose protein sequence is METHFDSLPVDILLHLFNYMNEKDCITFSLSGVSDRFSCLCGERRTLSIQQCYFVTHNLFHTYLSSWVIPEIVTSLDTSHCYWLPSDFLFDAVTSMSHLSSLHIQDTKLNLSHLWQIFKSCHHIVKISISLSENDEPIFDKMKEFESSSLQTLSNSFSKLTHLKILAFNGAYYIDSWFLMLQLLSYCRKCVDLHLEIVYSEEYFRYGPFGKDDYDDVFVNRAREKFFPNLSWMALLKNLVILKRGGLISYPDECVKGLVNWIFSQYDMSCVERVWIMEDVGISRDTIPSGSQIKSILCDGQLSSFDSDDDGRFGQLEHIGGIGLEQWTVLPNLRYIHGYCISSEGVDELCRAHPKLEHLHLNDNNGYPFCMKDDWMLNHLKTLVYNCSFPRKDILELFLKATPNLEALHIGYSNRSAMDPWTPLGYKSSQSGMTDCLKTILRCGRLTTLSLNAFCLFEGDFFETIFSGCPLLRNLHICGGLSCDESFDNLCRYLPLAEKLRDFRLQYAYEYEGEIMPNRAVLNTLLDCKRLERIVLYEEDGPNIPWKSQELQDVLLKFVSSMPNLVCFCFITASEIEPGTVAELKKKFDELIVPIRPAFWYHVDQSLPRATDPTVPRIHYDQIVSPINYLEMSPEF
- the LOC124193876 gene encoding uncharacterized protein LOC124193876 isoform X3, with product METHFDSLPVDILLHLFNYMNEKDCITFSLSGVSDRFSCLCGERSYCRKCVDLHLEIVYSEEYFRYGPFGKDDYDDVFVNRAREKFFPNLSWMALLKNLVILKRGGLISYPDECVKGLVNWIFSQYDMSCVERVWIMEDVGISRDTIPSGSQIKSILCDGQLSSFDSDDDGRFGQLEHIGGIGLEQWTVLPNLRYIHGYCISSEGVDELCRAHPKLEHLHLNDNNGYPFCMKDDWMLNHLKTLVYNCSFPRKDILELFLKATPNLEALHIGYSNRSAMDPWTPLGYKSSQSGMTDCLKTILRCGRLTTLSLNAFCLFEGDFFETIFSGCPLLRNLHICGGLSCDESFDNLCRYLPLAEKLRDFRLQYAYEYEGEIMPNRAVLNTLLDCKRLERIVLYEEDGPNIPWKSQELQDVLLKFVSSMPNLVCFCFITASEIEPGTVAELKKKFDELIVPIRPAFWYHVDQSLPRATDPTVPRIHYDQIVSPINYLEMSPEF
- the LOC124193874 gene encoding condensin complex subunit 1-like isoform X1, with the translated sequence MAGAVVENLSNRKLIVLISFLLICLLVCFLLGGLVAPAPSNVQSVLATKCYDNSQNKSKFFYVRPNGGCDKIDDLHGPEAEERHITDKNVVFAFQLPLPRGGIELDYSRWMQNLIGILQIDVTYFKERELMEPRVPVTIEARLGYRNKGDPDDEWKEYATSTESRTMDCSPPEWDDGYLYNCPLLPLFELGALHHDYYLLNLRFPMIYENNRGLGPVSDLWLVVINQNGGFTKVWLSLKTIFFPMVVGVMIWFWRRVQLLARQPTLLESMLLALGVALSTLNLPLEYLTLSFEMPFMLLLGDMKQGIFYSMLLSFWLVFAGEHLVDDTERKGLRGYWKQLSCVGVGCLSMFIFDMCERGIQLRNPFYSIWANEIGTQIALSFVIIAGIAAGVYFLFLSYIIYRVFRNISAKRQALPAMASARRHFYEGVIYRFKFLMLATLLCAAMTVIGFILGQVSEGKWKWDEDINLEYTSAFFTGVYGMWNVYILALLCLYSPSHKRWPSESEIVMEELSGEDLDERKRELRDQLLDPLLEHLHDVHSFVRSKTLQLWHKLSLKHAIPLNLQHKVLTMTTGRLNDKTGTVRKNAVQLLIVLMQGNPYGERLPLEELGAKKESEEAKLKEMLEASGNQPQRIQVDPSKCGPTKTELWNAMEPEILVAIHEVFDEEDIDMSMSELTNEEVIQQLNACNYKRVARMFITEDDEEQEDPVEILDKIKIIFVGDEDNDGEREEMERLVQEAVEQEIQQPPQEEESKEIGQQRMLVMYLKDSHAFASSVYAAIPMVCQLLCSKQTSDILEAIDFFVTAFEFDVLDAMQGVRRMLSLIWSSEEDVKKAVVNAYKRLYMNMEATGSKRRALQVVSNLSALISLSTQGELASLEELIAMCVKSGDLPKICIQVMWEKFSMALPDTTEEESRSALMLLTMVASAEVQVVTSNVNVLVSVGLGERGSKDFRLAHLTCAALLKMAPTKAATDCKEQPMRFPPTNEIFECSKKLLVEGLTRLEDVHYSQFATTSVSLIYTLAEHPDMIMGDVLKEMCAIVYKSSRDQSGNLMENAELEVPTTVLTRIFVVAGQVALRQLIHLDVHVYSELRRRARVREEKQEETSKQKRNLLQSASRRRVSTRPQQEQCESGEDDELVGAVADDDEAEYVRKICESEIVTGGHSLLSSMAPLVILVNSNPAKYPDPSLRAAASLCLAEFMLVSPQFCSQHLRLLFTVLEKSPEEVIRSNLVIAMGDLNFRFPNLIEPWTPNLYSRLRDDSPIVKRTTLNVLSHLILNDMVKVKGQISDIALCVIDPDTRISSMSRMFFSEFARKGNALYNVMPDIISRLCDPEAAVAEENFRVVLKGIIVLIQKDKQNESLVEKIILRLGASRTERQSRDLMYCLSLLTFNERSLRRILEHWNCISDKIHEEGVVETLNAILATTKKAFAKQEIRGLIDEIEAKIKETIDADQDEQQVVRKAQASQVTKAQAPKNKPKRKQRAKDSEEEEEVSMDDDEPEMPGHPAHLGTPHSSNKKTPLRHGRNIRKKIAIPQVSSDDESSVEEEEDDDDDSEKEDRKAQLAAKLKNNMGSTRSIRATRRQTEADSGSDQDVFIKPASRGKSNPGKNKLPEKKKSTTTRSRR
- the LOC124193874 gene encoding condensin complex subunit 1-like isoform X2; this translates as MDGLEFVISENKEDLLHSSSPNQYVVEQTYSKHELPGKLRDAYVSFSRQGTVYILTNFDTLFSALVKFDELALSQQNDAWKVVSQSITQLVSDVNKHLNSDDNNPDTCKELVTITKMIVYLLCLFLQNYETRSLVVPGSDAKSGRKKKKPVDDGFDLEAERNFAITSLDHLIQLPIHKLWSPPVVEQEFVNLVSNACYKILENPSISHVRLKGTVESVFRVIGALVKRYNHGLGFQLKIIQLLQHFEHVAPACVHGLVTMIELFGCSQMVVELVREIGKVDPHDLARDTSSSRNYAAFLSELAERVPSAFIPCISLLSVHLEEESFTMRNSTLSIFAEIVMQELSGEDLDERKRELRDQLLDPLLEHLHDVHSFVRSKTLQLWHKLSLKHAIPLNLQHKVLTMTTGRLNDKTGTVRKNAVQLLIVLMQGNPYGERLPLEELGAKKESEEAKLKEMLEASGNQPQRIQVDPSKCGPTKTELWNAMEPEILVAIHEVFDEEDIDMSMSELTNEEVIQQLNACNYKRVARMFITEDDEEQEDPVEILDKIKIIFVGDEDNDGEREEMERLVQEAVEQEIQQPPQEEESKEIGQQRMLVMYLKDSHAFASSVYAAIPMVCQLLCSKQTSDILEAIDFFVTAFEFDVLDAMQGVRRMLSLIWSSEEDVKKAVVNAYKRLYMNMEATGSKRRALQVVSNLSALISLSTQGELASLEELIAMCVKSGDLPKICIQVMWEKFSMALPDTTEEESRSALMLLTMVASAEVQVVTSNVNVLVSVGLGERGSKDFRLAHLTCAALLKMAPTKAATDCKEQPMRFPPTNEIFECSKKLLVEGLTRLEDVHYSQFATTSVSLIYTLAEHPDMIMGDVLKEMCAIVYKSSRDQSGNLMENAELEVPTTVLTRIFVVAGQVALRQLIHLDVHVYSELRRRARVREEKQEETSKQKRNLLQSASRRRVSTRPQQEQCESGEDDELVGAVADDDEAEYVRKICESEIVTGGHSLLSSMAPLVILVNSNPAKYPDPSLRAAASLCLAEFMLVSPQFCSQHLRLLFTVLEKSPEEVIRSNLVIAMGDLNFRFPNLIEPWTPNLYSRLRDDSPIVKRTTLNVLSHLILNDMVKVKGQISDIALCVIDPDTRISSMSRMFFSEFARKGNALYNVMPDIISRLCDPEAAVAEENFRVVLKGIIVLIQKDKQNESLVEKIILRLGASRTERQSRDLMYCLSLLTFNERSLRRILEHWNCISDKIHEEGVVETLNAILATTKKAFAKQEIRGLIDEIEAKIKETIDADQDEQQVVRKAQASQVTKAQAPKNKPKRKQRAKDSEEEEEVSMDDDEPEMPGHPAHLGTPHSSNKKTPLRHGRNIRKKIAIPQVSSDDESSVEEEEDDDDDSEKEDRKAQLAAKLKNNMGSTRSIRATRRQTEADSGSDQDVFIKPASRGKSNPGKNKLPEKKKSTTTRSRR